The Populus alba chromosome 6, ASM523922v2, whole genome shotgun sequence genome contains a region encoding:
- the LOC118048259 gene encoding acid phosphatase 1, which translates to MIPEGASYYLSWRLAVEANNVRAWRTVPSQCLRYVEAYMRGGQYDRDLDLIVDQVLSYIKEIDPSDDGMDAWILDVDDTCISNLLYYREKRYGCDPFDPAGFTAWALKGGCQAIPAVLGLFKNLVQNGFKVFLITGRDQETLGQVTSDNLHDQGFIGYERLILKTAGFKGQSALAYKSEIRRRLEKEGYRIWGNVGDQWSDLQGECLGKRTFKLPNPMYFVP; encoded by the exons ATGATACCAGAAGGCGCTTCCTATTACCTGAGCTGGAGGTTGGCTGTGGAGGCTAACAATGTGCGTGCGTGGCGCACGGTCCCTTCTCAATGCTTGAGGTACGTTGAAGCTTACATGCGTGGAGGACAGTATGACAGGGACCTTGACTTGATTGTTGACCAAGTTTTGAGTTATATTAAAGAGATAGATCCCTCCGATGATGGCATGGATGCTTGGATCCTAGATGTTGACGACACCTGCATCTCTAATCTCCTCTACTACAGGGAAAAGAGATATGG GTGCGACCCATTCGATCCAGCTGGTTTCACGGCATGGGCATTAAAGGGAGGATGCCAAGCAATTCCTGCTGTTCTTGGATTGTTTAAAAACCTAGTTCAAAATGGTTTTAAAGTATTCCTGATCACTGGAAGGGACCAGGAAACACTTGGCCAAGTCACTAGTGATAATCTGCATGATCAGGGCTTCATCGGCTATGAGCGACTAATCTTGAA GACGGCAGGATTCAAAGGACAAAGCGCTTTGGCATACAAGTCAGAAATAAGAAGGCGATTAGAAAAGGAAGGTTACAGGATATGGGGGAACGTTGGTGACCAATGGAGTGATCTGCAAGGAGAGTGTTTGGGGAAACGCACTTTCAAGCTACCAAATCCAATGTATTTTGTTCCCTGA